From the Asterias amurensis chromosome 1, ASM3211899v1 genome, the window ATTTATTACAATTTCAAGACTCATTATAAGTAAAAGTATCAATCAGttcattgaataataattttacGTGTTTCCTCCTTCGGGCTTCGGTGTTTACCAAATTCTTTATTTAAAGCAGAATGTGTTTTTTACTTGTTGTTTTAACTTTGACTTGAGCAGGGCAGGCTGTTTATTATTTGTCATGTTGCCCAATTCACCAAGTCTACTCTTCCTCTTGAGTTAGGGGTTTAGTCTTACCAGTTGGTCTTACTCACaaattcttattttttaataagtctTTATTTTATAAGTCTTACGACTCCTATCCTAGGCTAAAAAAAGAGGCCATGGTGGGTGGAGCTTAATTAAGCTTGGTTACATGGGCAAATAATTATCATGGtatcatttgttataaattaaTGACACTAAATTGTAAGCTAATTTTATCAATTTACCGAGAAACAAATGAAGGGTAAattaaaatttgcacagatgTGTCATGTTATgttaatataaatattatttgttaaatCCCACCAAGACAATGGAAGAAATAATGGCATAATGTTAAttattgtttgttgtgtttacTTTTCAGAAGAACACGTCAGAAGTTGTTTTGAGACTCGatccagtgaaaaaaaaagagggctACGCCTAGCCCTAGCTGTCAGGTGTTTAAATGGCTCTAAAAATCAGCTCATCAAAAGTCGTACAATTCAGCAATGAGAATAGAATTCTAAAAGTACCGGATCTTGCAAAGGAGGGCAATCATGTCGTGTTTGCTCAATGTGACGCCCAGCCTCTATCACCTCAAAACCCTTACTTCAGAGTGAAAGTAGTTCAGCAAGGTAGGAATGAATTATGGAATGTCACACATCACATTATAATCATAATGTAATTATTGTTAGTTTCATCCTGTAGGTGTTGAATGTCAggtttgagagggcaaggcaattttcattttgctgtaGGACACCGACATTGAAAAATCTCAAAGTCTatttgaaacttttaaaggaGCACCAGGaacaagaccagggcaacagagtccATGGCCTCACGtttgttttgtacatttttttaagcAGGTTGTTATTAGCATTAATaaatctggtgtttctgttcagcagagtgggggttcgagtcctggtcatggtacttgtgtcctttagcaagacactgaACCGTTAATGCTGCGTCCGTTGGATGGGctctaaagctgttggtcccgtgtgttgtataatgcatgtaaaagagcTCAGTGCACTTatcctggtgttcctggtttgattggcagcatattccgccacagcaccttgtaaaccattacatggtgctatgtaaaggaattggtctcatacttcaaaacttaGCCCCCAAAAacattgcaggaaaatactgaatgttgaagcgccttgcCCGTCACTTAGTGACGGATATGCATCCTTTATAAGaagcaactattattatttttgtattattatgacCTGATTTGTTTTTGCCTTTAGCCAAAGACGCTGTCGTAGCCATTGGCCTCAGCAACTTTACTACTGATTTGGATGCAGAGGACATTCAAAATGATGAAATTGATGTCTCATCAAGGAGATCTGATGCTGTGGCCTACTTTAGCGATGACGGGAGCGTCTCAAGCCCCGCTAGTAAAGGATCTAAAGAGTTTTTACCAACTTTTGGCCAAGGTAACCATCCCATTAAATTTTCTTGTCATTATCTCAGATTTATTCTGCACAAAGATGATAAACTCCTGTGCCATCAGAATATGTATCTAGACACCTGATCTAGACTACGTActgtttaaaactatttttgttgcacattgttaggaaatatatatatttgaatGACATTTTCATCACATGTGACTCTTAAAACTTGTTTCTTAGAATCAAGAAGACCTCAATGTCATAAGTTGTAAAGAAGACATTATTGCTTAATAGAACTGAGCATGCAAAAACTCTTTAACAAAAAAGTGGATTTGTATACAGTGTGTCAGTTTGTGGCATCGATGACGATGACCTTTGGTGAAGTATGACCTTTTGAGTGGTGGTAGAGATCTCCAGAAAtgagtcccccccccctccccacaatCTCTTAGTCCTTGACTTCATCAATGTTATCCCCCATCAATGATCAAACGCCAACTCTTTGAGGAACTCACACAAATATAGTATGACTTTGGACTGGGGTGTCTTGGACAAGAGTAAGAGCACCAAACCCAAGCTCTGTTGTGTTTCTGTTCAGTTAAGTGTGAGTtggagtcccggtcatgacacttgtgtccctaagcaagacactaaactataattgcttctctccaccctggAGTAAATGGaaacctgtgagggcagagatggttcttgtaattgatttgttgcacaagctgtatactccccagggagctgagatggtttaaggaatgagataaatggcccagtgaccaggggtaataatgttggctTTAAGACTTCTGGGTgtgtaaagcgctatataaaaaccaattattattattatttttattgtaacGTTTCACTGATGTGCATTTTTTTGACCTCTTTAACAGGTGACGTCGTAGGTCTATGCATAGACTACTTTACCCCAACCAAATCCCTGGTGTGTATCTATAAGAATGACAAGTTGGTTCAGCGGCGTTGGTTATCACTGAAACCTGAGTTTCTATTCCCGACCATCAATGTGTGGTGGGGGACGGtagaactacatgtagactGGCTGAGCTCCTCACCGCCAAGTTGTTCACAGGTAATTAAGTTTTGAATATCTTAACCCTAATACATGTTAGTATTACCCATAAATCTATTCCGAGATGTTATTTTTGTCCttagttttattgtttcttcttgCAGTTTTCTTGAATACACTTCTATTTGAGTATTCAAGACTTATCTTGTTCATTCGTCATGCAACTCAAATGCTTGACATTTGTTTCTTTTCCagatgtacatacatgtacaaaaggaAGAAAgacaattacatgtagtttaaacaTTCATTAATAATTTCTCAAGATTATTTGCACATAAAAAACATACATTGATAACTCACAGGTGTATTCAAATCGAAATTTAACTTAAAGTGCAAGTTTAATGGGTCTGTATAGATTttgtaatgaaataaaataaaagcagcTTTGGCTGGtacaatgcattttgagaaacatttcactatgAAGTACTGTGCTTATAGAAAAATATGTTAGTTTTTATTCCACAGAATTTGAATATAAGATTTTGTATTCCTATTCGGGATTGTTGCACATATTCACTCCAGATTTTtgacaatatctcaaaaacaaacaaccaccttttgaaacaaacatttcatgggttagtttagttgtatatatctacatttatacaggATTGAAACCTTTGAAGAGTTCCAAAAACTATACGGATCCTTGAAGTAAAGATAAAATGTAAGATTCATGCAAGAAAAATACATTCAACAATGAACTGACGCAAGCTTCAGAGcccagcatcagagtccagcgttccccagaagacgatcagagcatactgatcgaaacgtcaagttaaaccaacggttccttttcagaaccaccccaactcatttagagattatcattgttaccgcaaactataTGACGCAAGCTTCCGAAGATTTCAAATTCTGTTTGTCATGTTAAAACAGCAGGTCATTTTTCTTTCTCTCacttttcatttaatttattaaaatttattcagatttctttgtaattttgttttccctaCAGGATAATCTGTCGGACTGGAACATGCCAGATACAGTCACCACAGATGACAACCTGGTCAGCCTACGGACATCATCAGAGATAGCTGCTATCCAAGCACCGTTCCCCTTCCATACAAGTAAATGAAATTCTTACAGCCTTGATCATGAGACACACCATTACGTTAGTTGGACACTGtcggtcattactcaaaataattgttagcatacaaacttacttggtaacagagcaatggagagctgttgatagtataaaaacattgtgagaaacggctctctctgaagtaacatagtttttgagaaagagaaaatttcacactcaaatattaaaagacttcaggcttgaggcatctgaaagcatttaaatttgtaaaaaagtgggtttttttcttttcattgttctcctgcaacttcgatgaccaactgagtccaaattttacaccggattttttattttatgcatatgttgggatacacaaagtgagaatactaatctttgacaattaccaaaggtgtccagtgccttttctTTAACGTGGCTGATTCTGAACCTTGTCAGTAATTTCTAAGTActgtgtatacagtgctaacacacatcggtgtataagggtaaaaccaaaatgaacattCTTTGTcctcaatgcaaatttaacatttattacatctttgcagtacctgctgctaaaacataggttTCGAACAGGTCGGgtaatcttggtggtctagttggtatgacacttctctagaattgcaaaggtcgtggggttcgaatcccgcccgagtattatatgcctgtgatttttttcacagagctcgggagaAAGTTAtacataagaactagagggcgcacgagtgatgcttcgtgcacaaacgccgcgggaccgcaagatgacaagcgcgtcattctgcacgcgcgttgaatatgaaatacacgtttgagttttttttattgagctCTCACgtgatgctgtttgttcaacttacaaaatggacgcacaaacacacgctgtgacatgccagttttgtcaacttagaacatggccgcctgcgcgcatgccggatcgcgtatataggccactgcgccctctagttcttatatataactctatggtatgGGTGAAATCAAAATGAACATAATTTCTATTTTGGTGTTTTATTTGTTGGCACAGGTGCAGAGCAGTATATGGAAATGACTATTGTTGCGATGGAGGAGGATACTGTAATTGGACCTGTCATTGGAGTGACATCAGCTCTCCTTGATGACGGTAAACTCCCTGGTACTATGATGGAGGCTATTGGATACAGTGCAGCAGATGGAACTATTTACTATGAGCACCCTATCAATGGTACAGCAACTTCTTGTTTaccaatttttattttcattatttgttcTCAGTTTAATCTATGTGAATGTATAGACTATGTGGaacaaaattattgttgatTTCTGGCATCTACTTTTGGTTGGCTGAAATAAGCTGATAAAATGGCTccttattataaaataaaagagggcgccatttctcacaatgttttataccatcaacctcttccaattactcgtcaccaagaaaggttttatgctaataaatattttgtgtaattaccaatagtgtccactgactttaaacaaaattgctcAGAACATCGAattatttgagttagaaattacccctttctcaaaaattacattggTTCGGAgggagtagtttctcacaatgttttatactatcaactgctatGCGttgctcataaccaagtaaTTTGTTATACTAATATacgttttgagtaattactaaatgtctccagtgtctttaactctcTTTTCTTGGTAACTCCAAATCCAGCAACTCCATTGGGAGACAACTGCAAATGTGGTACTGGTGATGTCATGGGATGTGGACTTGTATTCAGTGACCCCAACGAGGCAGACAAGAGAAAGTCAGTGAAGGTCATCATCTACTTCACTAAGAACGGAAAGGTGGTCCACCATCACGCCATATCGCAACCCATGGGTGGTTTCTATCCAACTATTGGTCTAGCATTCCAAGGTAAGACGCAACGGTCAGGGATGAGATTCTTCCACCTTTTGATGGATTTCTGTCTTTTCCAACTTCAATTCAGACTTTTAAAAGTTATTGACTTTGGCAAATTAACTTCTGAAGCGGCATACGAGTCATATCCTTTCTTTACTAGTCTGCTGGGCGAGTACAAAAATTGTTCCTTGTCACAATAAATGAGGGGTACAGTGGTAAAATCCCAAAGAgagattgtttttaaaatggttttacaAGTCTTGCTGTGTGCTAGATTTAactgtaattgtttttttcaaaccaaTCACCTGGATAATTGTTGGCGGAATGACTGTGATTTCTTTGCTTCCACTTGGTGACTCCTTTTTACCCTTTTAGCAAAGATGTTTATTTCaccaattcaaatataaaaagGAAAAATTGAGAACAAACTCACATATTTTTCAGTGGCGTTTTCATAGCATCACTAGTGGCTTCATGAGATTCCTTTTACCCATTTTTGTAACCCTCTTTTGTGTGTGTTCTTGTTGCCAGGTTGTATCGTGAAGATGAACACACAATGTTCAGCACCTCCCCTGCCTGATGTAGAAGACTGGCGAGTGCAATCAAAGAAATTTCAAGGCTTTGGGCTCAGCTTTAGCAGTGGTAATGAAACTTCCATCAGAGAGTTGTGAAACTCAAAGTGTTTGTAAAaattttatttgattaaaaGTGTCAAGAAATATTAGTTTGACAATTTTTAAAGCTTAAAGGGACACTTTACCtttgatcgggcgagttggtctatgaaaatcTCGTTTGTAAccagttgttataaaatgcataatggttaggaagatgttttaaaagtagaatataatgatccacacaataatgcctcgtggttttccttaaattactttacgaactaacacggtcggccattttgactCTTCAAGTTGGCATGCAGTGTTAGCTCATGCCGTATTAGGCAATGTGTGTCCCTCTACGTCTACAATAATCTACCTGACATACGTTGTAGGAACAGAGCATTATTTTCACAAGGGGAAGAATTATAACATCGTAACCATGtagtttttctgttttttttccccccagcGGAAATCAACCGATCCACCGGTCCAACTTTTAAGGACGGAACAACGTCTGGTGATTTTCGCTTCAGTGAGTTACTGGAAGTACCATCGGGCGATGTGATCAGGCCAACAAAGTCAGGTTCCTCTAAGCAGCTTCTGCAGCTGTTGAAAACGATGACTCCAGAACAGCGTTACTTCACCATCACCGTCACTGAAGATGGTGAGATATTAGCAAGGTTAAGCTACAAGTTACGCAAGGAAATATATGAACGTGAACATCCACAAATTGTGTTGTGTCTGGGTGACgtcgccactttgggcttatttcatgctcacATACCTCTCCGGAACATGGTCGTACCGTTTTGCAGTCACTTGGACACCCCATTTCTTACACAGATCCCAATGAATTACCTTAGCCAACCTGTTGTGTCTTCTAgtaattactattattatttcatcttatcacagcatgcaaaagaaagatcatattttcatttgtgccggtaactcctcgatcGGGCTACATGCCGTCGCCGTAGATCTCAAGGATCTTTCTTAGGATCATCGCTGTTCCTAAAAGCGCCGCCTTCTGCAACCGATGTTTCTTCAGTGTTTTCAGAAtggactattattattattattataactattattattactattattattattatctcttaGATCCAAATGGTAAGGTTTCTATTGGTATAACTCGTGACAAGCAGAGTGTCGGCGAACTTCCCGGTGATCTAGTCGACACTGTTGGCTTCTCATCATCAGGAAAAATCTCAAACGGCGAGGAAAAACACAGTACGGAAAAATACGTCAAAGGTAACACTGTCAAGAAACTTGTTGGAGTGCCTCGCACTTTTTAATCTCTTAAGTTAAAAGATGTCTTTCTGATGTGGATTATGGTCGTCAGTTTGGGCAGAtctttacaggcactggacactattggtaatattacttaaaatacttgttagcaaattgttttacttgataacgagaaaCGGAGAGCTGAATAAGTCAAAAGTCAAAGGCCAGTGCCTTTTAGAACTGTTTAGAGACCATCGCGGTTGGGAATGACTTGTACTAAGATGCCCATAACAGCTGCAAACACTGCTGCGAAACTTTACCTACTTCTACTCACCAAAAAGGTCAAAGATGATACTAAAGATAATCAGAGtaaactgtttgaaatgtcaagatgtcgagaccacaccgaccggctcttttcagagccgaCACTTCCACAAAAGATACACAGTCGAACCCGCAAATTtactatattttttttatagttacttcttatgtCCTGAATTGTCATTTTCCAGTGTTTTCAACGTTAACCAAACAACATTTCTGTttcatctatttttttttctgaaacttTTTCAAGAAATGATGATtgtacagaaatgaatggtccGTAAAGGGAATTCCTCACAACTTAAAAGTTGTGAGGAATTCCAAATACTTATTCTGAATTTTCATAGGAAACGAAGTCATATTAAATTACAACAAGATATATTATAAGTATTATTTTGGAATGTTTCAAAGTAGTCAGTGGTGATGTTTGTggttttttacaaaaaacggtACTCCATTCAGTTTATTTTAGATAAATTTATTCGTTTATTCGTACATGGATGTATTttgattgtgaaaaaaaattgaaaaaaagaagaaaaaaaacagtactCCATTCAGTTTCTTTTAGTTAAATTTATTCGTTTATTGACCCTGTTTAAATTTGTTCTAGGAGATGAAGTTGGCTGCTTCGTGGAATATTTTGACCGTAACTTGAAGATAGTACATTTTATCAAGAATGGACAACTGGTTGGTGTGGCTCCAATGACCGGTGGGAGTGCGGACATGTTTCCAAGTCTTGGGTTCTCCGGTGAGCAGTGTGCGGTCAGAGTCAACTGGCCGAGCCCTAGCCTTACTCTTTCAAGCACGTTCTCAAAGGTAAGATGACACAACAgattttggtcatgttccctgtctCCCATAACAGTAACAAACGTTGATGCACTGTTACaacagggaaccagactattttttcccttccagcctcggtttggtttacATTGAGTTGAATGGGAAacaaatcaagatggccgcatcaTTATaaagataataacaataattggcCCCTAATGTTGAATTAACATTATTTTCCTACTGTTAATTTCCTTTCATCAGAATGATCTTTCTAACTGGATAAAATGTTCTGGGTTGATTCTACGTGGGTCCTCGCTGACTGTgcagaagaagaagaggaatcAACACGCAATGAGCTTCAAGTCACCTCAACCACTCACTAAAGGTGAGCAAGATTATTTGTGTATCttatgaaaaaaaagtaataataattttcttttttcaattcaattcaagaattgtacacttatttccatactctcataaaagaataacgatagttacatgtattacggagtaaagcaaaacatatcATGAATAGcagtaaacataaataaatgaattgaGTAGTGGgccgttttggtaagcatgagcttgtaaaaaacagccagacagaaaaaaaaaagacaatcagacagacagacaaacagacaaaaggACAGGATGAACATAAGACATGACACAACGAGGTAACCAAACATGATAACATCTCCTGAGGATGACTAGAGCATGCTTGTCGAAactttgagaccaattaaaGAACTGACTCCTTGGTAGTGCAGTTtataacgatcctataagctaaagtagtagtcctaaCCGACTTTCTACTTTCTGCCCAGTTCGTAGCTAAAAAGCACTTCATGTAATACACCATATACATGCACATAAACCGTCAAACCTGTAGGAGTTTGAGATCTATTGGCAATCTGGGTcagaagaaaatagtgaaaaactgattacacattttgcattgcatcgatgcaaaTTTTGCGTGTGAATAAACGCttagcgataaactccaaacgggaaataagctttatttatttctcatcaaatatgacatttcagacagaaatatttcaagggatgttttctactatcaccatcattagactgtgtaagtttgttgtaaatctgtggttttcaaaaaaaaaaaaaaagaatttttcaattgcttatttttatttttattttccttacttctttttttttagcctGGGATTACTTTCAAGTGGCTGTCAATTCCACGATGCTGTCTACCGTAAATCAGCACATAAGCAAGGCTCCTGTAATCGGGCTGACTAATGTCTTAGGGAACAAACCATTCAAGGAATTATCCAATGGAGACAAGGCGAGAGATTTCCGTTACTATTGCAATACAAATAGCATAGGTTACAAGGATGCCCTCTCTAATGAAAGTAAGTGGTGTCAATAATGcttcatttataaataaattcatTCATTTTGGGAGTGATAAAGTGTTGAACCATTCATAAGTAGGGCATGTCAACATGAGGTCCCTATGCATGGTCAGTATTTTTTTCTacaaaagaactgtcctgcttgttAATGACTGCCTTCCTTGGGTGAGGTAGgatatagaccgatccatt encodes:
- the LOC139950967 gene encoding uncharacterized protein, producing the protein MALKISSSKVVQFSNENRILKVPDLAKEGNHVVFAQCDAQPLSPQNPYFRVKVVQQAKDAVVAIGLSNFTTDLDAEDIQNDEIDVSSRRSDAVAYFSDDGSVSSPASKGSKEFLPTFGQGDVVGLCIDYFTPTKSLVCIYKNDKLVQRRWLSLKPEFLFPTINVWWGTVELHVDWLSSSPPSCSQDNLSDWNMPDTVTTDDNLVSLRTSSEIAAIQAPFPFHTSAEQYMEMTIVAMEEDTVIGPVIGVTSALLDDGKLPGTMMEAIGYSAADGTIYYEHPINATPLGDNCKCGTGDVMGCGLVFSDPNEADKRKSVKVIIYFTKNGKVVHHHAISQPMGGFYPTIGLAFQGCIVKMNTQCSAPPLPDVEDWRVQSKKFQGFGLSFSSAEINRSTGPTFKDGTTSGDFRFSELLEVPSGDVIRPTKSGSSKQLLQLLKTMTPEQRYFTITVTEDDPNGKVSIGITRDKQSVGELPGDLVDTVGFSSSGKISNGEEKHSTEKYVKGDEVGCFVEYFDRNLKIVHFIKNGQLVGVAPMTGGSADMFPSLGFSGEQCAVRVNWPSPSLTLSSTFSKNDLSNWIKCSGLILRGSSLTVQKKKRNQHAMSFKSPQPLTKAWDYFQVAVNSTMLSTVNQHISKAPVIGLTNVLGNKPFKELSNGDKARDFRYYCNTNSIGYKDALSNEKSKLQILIESGDRLGFGIVYPPKKNQPDDRASQVVVVYCTIGDTLLHHRAMEQPAGGFYPIISLYKFGSEVEIITNPKPFPLGDVSSWMAEAEQLRKDIIQAKKDEAGYHRMSTEERQENPASPAEERPQNHLNKYKILIYYDPARYNGATHIQAQLEEKGFVAILPPISSLEKEIMASIKTCDSLVCCMGPEISNSQLAGKVLDLAKESGKPILPCILTSVNWPPEGAAQEHFHMLTMDKIEMTQDFDWGVDQIAEKTLDLKGKGYNGKVIKVEIGEGAKKLYTDAQKGNQTTNKESDPNALKKAVIDADNRKATSFGNTSSSNSPPPMVVSDRPHSVTPQGKTDRVTSGRPRSQSASGGAQGGAGQASGLQKSKMCLIL